A DNA window from Pseudomonas wuhanensis contains the following coding sequences:
- a CDS encoding heavy metal translocating P-type ATPase: MTTPTPCYHCALPVPAGSRFTAAVLGDTREFCCPGCQAVAEAIVAGGLESYYQHRSEASANPEALPVQLVDELALYDRADVQQPFVRHEGELAETTLLMEGISCAACGWLIEKHLRALPAVAEARLNLSNHRLHVRWADAQLPLSQVLSELRHIGYAAHPYQADRASEQLASENRLALRQLGVAGLLWFQAMMATMATWPEFNIDLSPELHTILRWVALFLTTPIVFYSCAPFFKGAMRDLRTRHLTMDVSVSLAIGSAYLAGIWTSITGVGELYFDAVGMFALFLLAGRYLERRARERTAAATAQLVNLLPASCLRLSADGQSERILLSELRVGDQVLVHPGAILPADGKILDGQSSIDESVLTGEYLPQPRTPGDAVTAGTLNVEGALTVEILALGQDTRLSAIVRLLDRAQAEKPRLAEIADRAAQWFLLLTLIAVAAIGLLWWELDSSRAFWIVLAMLVATCPCALSLATPTALTAATGTLHKLGLLLTRGHVLEGLNQIDTVIFDKTGTLTEGRLALRSIRPLGTLTSDQCLSLAAALENRSEHPIARAFGRAPLAAEEVHSTPGLGLEGLVGAQRLRIGQPGFVCELSGAQVPIMPDEPGQWLLLGDSQGPLTWFVLDDRLRADAPALLAACKARGWRTLLLSGDSSPMVASVAAELGIDEARGGLRPDDKLQVLQQLHREGRKVLMLGDGVNDVPVLAAADISVAMGSATDLAKTSADAVLLSNRLDALVQAFSLARRTRRVIIENLLWAALYNGLMLPFAALGWITPVWAAVGMSISSLTVVLNALRLTRLPSAPAARTTPETRPLPA; this comes from the coding sequence ATGACCACTCCAACCCCCTGCTACCACTGCGCCCTGCCCGTCCCGGCCGGTAGCCGCTTTACCGCCGCCGTCCTCGGGGATACCCGCGAGTTCTGCTGCCCGGGTTGCCAGGCGGTTGCAGAAGCCATCGTGGCCGGTGGGCTGGAAAGTTATTACCAGCATCGCAGCGAAGCCTCGGCCAACCCCGAAGCCTTGCCAGTGCAACTGGTGGACGAGTTGGCGCTGTATGATCGCGCCGATGTGCAGCAACCCTTTGTCCGCCACGAAGGCGAACTCGCCGAAACCACCCTGCTGATGGAAGGCATCAGTTGCGCCGCCTGCGGCTGGTTGATCGAGAAACACCTGCGCGCCTTGCCGGCGGTGGCCGAAGCACGCCTGAACCTGTCCAACCATCGCCTGCATGTGCGCTGGGCCGACGCGCAATTGCCCTTGAGCCAAGTGCTCAGCGAATTGCGCCACATCGGTTACGCCGCCCACCCTTATCAGGCCGACCGCGCCAGTGAACAACTGGCCAGCGAAAACCGCCTGGCCCTGCGTCAACTCGGGGTCGCCGGGCTGCTGTGGTTCCAGGCGATGATGGCAACGATGGCCACCTGGCCGGAATTCAACATCGACCTCAGCCCCGAGCTGCACACCATCCTGCGCTGGGTCGCGCTGTTTCTGACCACCCCGATCGTGTTTTACAGCTGCGCGCCGTTCTTCAAGGGCGCGATGCGCGATCTGCGCACCCGTCACCTGACCATGGACGTCTCGGTGTCGCTGGCGATTGGCAGTGCCTATCTCGCCGGGATCTGGACCTCGATCACCGGGGTCGGCGAGCTGTATTTCGATGCGGTGGGAATGTTTGCACTGTTCCTGCTGGCCGGGCGTTATCTGGAACGTCGTGCCCGGGAACGCACCGCCGCCGCGACCGCACAGCTGGTCAATCTGCTGCCCGCCTCCTGCCTGCGGCTGAGTGCTGACGGCCAGAGCGAGCGGATCCTGCTCAGCGAACTGCGCGTGGGCGATCAGGTGCTGGTGCACCCCGGCGCGATCCTGCCGGCCGACGGCAAGATCCTCGACGGCCAGTCGAGCATCGATGAATCCGTGCTTACCGGCGAATACCTGCCCCAACCACGAACCCCGGGCGACGCCGTCACCGCCGGCACCTTGAACGTCGAAGGCGCGCTGACCGTGGAAATCCTGGCGTTGGGCCAGGACACACGCCTGTCAGCCATCGTCCGCCTGCTGGATCGCGCCCAGGCCGAAAAGCCGCGACTGGCGGAAATCGCCGACCGCGCCGCGCAGTGGTTTTTACTGCTGACGCTTATCGCAGTGGCCGCCATCGGCCTGCTCTGGTGGGAGCTGGATTCTTCGCGAGCGTTCTGGATTGTCCTGGCGATGCTGGTTGCCACATGCCCGTGTGCCTTGTCGCTGGCCACGCCAACCGCCCTCACCGCCGCCACCGGCACGCTGCATAAGCTCGGTCTTTTGTTGACGCGCGGCCATGTGCTGGAAGGCCTGAACCAGATCGACACGGTGATTTTCGACAAGACCGGCACCCTCACCGAAGGTCGCCTGGCCTTGCGTTCGATCCGGCCGCTTGGGACCCTGACCAGCGATCAATGCCTGAGCCTCGCCGCCGCATTGGAAAACCGCTCCGAACACCCGATTGCCCGGGCTTTTGGTCGCGCGCCGCTGGCCGCCGAGGAAGTTCACAGTACACCGGGCCTGGGTCTTGAGGGGTTGGTCGGCGCACAACGCCTGCGCATTGGCCAACCGGGGTTTGTCTGCGAACTCAGCGGCGCTCAAGTGCCGATAATGCCCGATGAGCCCGGCCAATGGCTGCTGCTCGGCGACAGCCAAGGGCCGCTGACGTGGTTCGTGCTCGACGACCGTTTGCGCGCCGACGCGCCCGCCCTGCTTGCAGCATGCAAAGCTCGCGGCTGGCGCACGTTGCTGCTGTCCGGCGACAGCTCACCGATGGTTGCCAGCGTCGCTGCCGAATTGGGCATCGACGAGGCCCGTGGCGGTTTGCGTCCGGACGATAAATTGCAGGTCCTGCAACAGCTGCACAGGGAAGGCCGCAAGGTGTTGATGCTCGGTGACGGGGTCAACGATGTGCCGGTGCTGGCCGCCGCCGACATCAGCGTGGCGATGGGTTCGGCCACCGATCTGGCGAAAACCAGTGCCGACGCGGTGTTGCTGTCGAACCGCCTCGATGCGCTGGTGCAAGCCTTCAGTCTGGCCCGGCGCACCCGTCGGGTCATCATCGAGAACTTGCTGTGGGCAGCGCTGTACAATGGCCTCATGCTGCCGTTCGCTGCCCTCGGCTGGATCACTCCGGTATGGGCCGCGGTCGGCATGTCGATCAGTTCGTTGACCGTGGTGCTGAATGCCCTGCGCCTGACTCGCCTGCCGAGCGCGCCGGCTGCTCGCACCACGCCAGAAACCCGCCCGCTGCCGGCCTGA
- the ccoS gene encoding cbb3-type cytochrome oxidase assembly protein CcoS: MPALYVMIPAALLIVAIAIYIFFWAVDSGQYDDLDGPAHSILFDDQDPNHKAAVDEASGQPAKPDDKAPPHA; encoded by the coding sequence ATGCCAGCTCTCTACGTGATGATCCCGGCCGCGCTGCTGATCGTGGCCATCGCTATCTATATCTTCTTCTGGGCGGTCGACAGCGGTCAGTACGACGACCTCGACGGCCCGGCCCACAGCATCCTGTTCGACGATCAGGACCCGAACCACAAGGCAGCGGTCGACGAGGCCAGCGGCCAGCCGGCCAAACCGGACGACAAGGCGCCGCCCCATGCTTGA
- a CDS encoding sulfite exporter TauE/SafE family protein, protein MLELAPLLVSALILGLLGGGHCLGMCGGLMGALTLAIPKEQRSRRFRLLLAYNLGRILSYAAAGLLIGLAGWAVANSPAAMFMRILAGLLLIAMGLYLAGWWSGLTRIESLGRGLWRHIQPVANKLLPVSNLPRALLLGALWGWLPCGLVYSTLLWSASQGNALDSALLMLAFGLGTWPVLLATGLAAERVTALLRKRSVRMTGGLLVIVFGIWTLPGPHQHWLMGH, encoded by the coding sequence ATGCTTGAGTTGGCGCCACTGCTGGTGTCTGCGCTGATCCTCGGCCTGCTCGGTGGCGGGCATTGCCTGGGCATGTGCGGCGGATTGATGGGCGCGCTGACCCTGGCGATCCCCAAGGAACAACGCAGCCGACGCTTTCGATTGTTGCTGGCTTACAACCTGGGGCGAATTCTCAGCTACGCCGCTGCCGGCCTGCTGATCGGCCTGGCCGGCTGGGCCGTGGCCAATAGTCCGGCGGCAATGTTCATGCGCATCCTCGCCGGATTGCTGTTGATCGCCATGGGCCTGTACCTGGCCGGCTGGTGGAGCGGCCTGACCCGCATCGAAAGCCTCGGTCGCGGCCTGTGGCGGCATATCCAGCCGGTGGCCAACAAACTGTTGCCGGTGTCGAACCTGCCCCGTGCCCTGCTGCTGGGCGCACTGTGGGGCTGGCTGCCGTGTGGGCTGGTTTACAGCACATTGCTGTGGTCGGCGAGCCAGGGCAATGCCCTGGACAGTGCGTTGCTGATGCTGGCATTCGGGCTGGGCACCTGGCCGGTGCTGCTCGCCACAGGGCTGGCGGCCGAGCGCGTCACGGCGCTGTTGCGCAAACGCAGCGTGCGTATGACCGGCGGTTTGCTGGTGATAGTGTTCGGCATCTGGACCTTGCCGGGGCCGCATCAGCATTGGCTCATGGGGCATTAG
- a CDS encoding FixH family protein yields MPAATAASPWYKHLWPWIIIAILACSVTLTLSMVTIAVNNPDNLVNDNYYEAGKGINRSLDRELLAQTLQLRASVHLDDVTGEVDLRLSGNSQPKTLELNLISPTQPEKDRKITLARSETEQGRYIGQLSDKIEGRRFVELLGVQDDKIWRMFEEEQVSHAKDLLLGDEPLQGAEDLKK; encoded by the coding sequence ATGCCCGCAGCAACTGCCGCAAGTCCCTGGTACAAGCACCTTTGGCCGTGGATCATCATCGCCATCCTGGCCTGCTCGGTGACCTTGACCCTGTCGATGGTGACCATCGCGGTGAACAACCCGGACAACCTGGTCAACGACAACTATTACGAGGCCGGCAAGGGCATCAACCGTTCTCTGGATCGCGAACTGCTGGCCCAGACCCTGCAACTGCGTGCCAGCGTGCACCTGGATGACGTGACCGGCGAAGTTGACCTGCGCCTGAGCGGCAACAGCCAGCCGAAAACCCTTGAACTGAACCTGATTTCGCCGACCCAGCCGGAGAAGGATCGCAAGATCACCCTGGCCCGCAGCGAAACTGAACAGGGCCGCTATATCGGCCAGTTGAGCGACAAGATTGAAGGTCGCCGTTTCGTTGAGTTGCTGGGTGTTCAGGATGACAAAATCTGGCGCATGTTCGAAGAAGAACAGGTCAGCCATGCCAAGGATCTGTTGCTCGGTGATGAGCCCCTGCAGGGCGCGGAAGACCTGAAGAAGTAA